In one Cottoperca gobio chromosome 12, fCotGob3.1, whole genome shotgun sequence genomic region, the following are encoded:
- the LOC115017159 gene encoding growth hormone receptor-like isoform X1, producing the protein MFSPQLNTMAAALTMLFFLLHIFTASVQGSASDQVPPQINPHLTSCVSTNMETFRCRWNVGTPRRLSEPGDLRLFYINKIPSNTPPKEWSECPHYSTDRPNECFFNEKHTSIWTHYRVHLSSRDQSIIYDEKLFHVQDIVEPDAPVYLNWTLLNVSLTANHYDIIVSWKPPQSADVQMGWMTLQYEVQYRDANSDLWEVADIGKDTQRSIYGLQANANHEVRVRCKMLGGKEFGEFSDSIFVNVPSKVSGFPVMALLIFGALCLVTLLMLVIISQQEKLMVILLPPVPGPKIRGIDPKLLKKGKLSELTSILGGPPTLRPELYNNDPWVEFIDLDIEEQSDRLTDLDTDCLMERSLSSNCSPLSMGFRDDDSGRSSCCDPDLPNDPEASSFIPLIPNQSHAKDSSCSTACEPSPPVQSPAAGEPCFVAPGREALYTQVSEVRSSGKVLLSPEEQAEVGKSKSKDTLKVIMAEKEKEKKEFQLLVVNSGYTSELNAGKMSPRLYSGDMSEPCQTGGDSGSSPSLSPYHESDTTHMSPLPPAPVYTVVECVDRQNSLLLTPNSTHAPQLIMPKIMPTPDGYLTPDLLGSITP; encoded by the exons TCCCCCCCCAGATAAACCCGCACCTCACCAGTTGTGTCTCCACCAACATGGAGACATTCCGCTGCAGATGGAATGTCGGAACTCCCCGGAGGCTCTCCGAGCCGGGAGATCTGCGCTTGTTCTACATTAACAAAAT ACCCTCCAACACTCCTCCTAAAGAGTGGAGCGAGTGTCCTCACTACAGCACAGACAGGCCAAACGAGTGCTTTTTCAACGAGAAACACACATCCATCTGGACACATTACCGCGTCCACCTCAGCTCGAGGGATCAATCGATCATCTATGACGAGAAACTCTTCCACGTTCAGGACATCG TGGAGCCGGATGCTCCGGTCTACCTGAACTGGACTCTGCTGAATGTGAGTTTGACCGCCAATCACTATGACATCATAGTGAGCTGGAAGCCGCCTCAGTCCGCAGACGTGCAGATGGGATGGATGACGCTGCAGTACGAGGTCCAGTACCGTGACGCCAACTCTGACCTGTGGGAAGTG GCCGACATTGGGAAAGACACACAACGCTCCATTTATGGGCTTCAAGCTAATGCCAATCACGAGGTTCGGGTCCGGTGTAAAATGTTAGGTGGGAAGGAGTTTGGAGAGTTCAGCGACTCTATATTTGTGAACGTCCCATCTAAAG TGTCAGGATTCCCAGTGATGGCCTTGCTCATCTTCGGTGCCTTGTGTTTAGTGACCCTCTTGATGTTAGTTATCATCTCGCAGCAGGAAAA GTTGATGGTTATTCTTTTGCCTCCTGTTCCTGGACCTAAAATACGAGGAATTGACCCTAAACTACTCAAG AAAGGGAAGCTGAGTGAGTTGACATCCATCCTAGGTGGCCCTCCTACTCTGAGGCCGGAGCTGTACAACAACGACCCCTGGGTAGAATTCATCGATctggacattgaggagcagagCGACAGACTGACGGACCTGGACACGGACTGTCTCATGGAGCGCTCCCTGTCCTCCAACTGCTCACCCCTCTCCATGGGCTTCAGAGACGACGACTCAGGCCGGTCCAGCTGCTGCGATCCAGATCTCCCAAACGACCCAGAAGCGTCATCTTTCATTCCTCTTATCCCGAATCAAAGCCACGCTAAGGACTCGTCATGCTCAACTGCTTGTGAGCCAAGCCCCCCTGTCCAGAGCCCCGCCGCTGGTGAGCCTTGTTTTGTTGCACCGGGTAGAGAAGCGTTGTACACCCAGGTGAGTGAAGTGAGGTCATCTGGCAAGGTGTTGCTTTCACCTGAGGAACAGGCTGAGGTGGGGAAAAGCAAGAGCAAAGACACATTGAAAGTAATCATGgcggagaaagagaaagaaaagaaagagtttCAGCTCCTGGTAGTGAATTCAGGTTACACCTCGGAGCTCAACGCAGGAAAAATGAGCCCCAGATTGTACTCGGGAGACATGAGTGAACCCTGCcagacaggaggagactcaGGCTCTTCACCGTCCCTGTCGCCTTATCACGAATCAGATACCACCCACATGTCCCCTCTTCCCCCTGCTCCCGTCTACACCGTAGTAGAGTGTGTTGACAGGCAGAACAGCCTCTTACTGACGCCAAACTCGACACACGCCCCCCAGCTCATAATGCCAAAAATCATGCCGACACCAGACGGCTACCTGACCCCTGACCTTTTAGGAAGCATCACACCATAG
- the LOC115017159 gene encoding growth hormone receptor-like isoform X2 produces the protein MAAALTMLFFLLHIFTASVQGSASDQVPPQINPHLTSCVSTNMETFRCRWNVGTPRRLSEPGDLRLFYINKIPSNTPPKEWSECPHYSTDRPNECFFNEKHTSIWTHYRVHLSSRDQSIIYDEKLFHVQDIVEPDAPVYLNWTLLNVSLTANHYDIIVSWKPPQSADVQMGWMTLQYEVQYRDANSDLWEVADIGKDTQRSIYGLQANANHEVRVRCKMLGGKEFGEFSDSIFVNVPSKVSGFPVMALLIFGALCLVTLLMLVIISQQEKLMVILLPPVPGPKIRGIDPKLLKKGKLSELTSILGGPPTLRPELYNNDPWVEFIDLDIEEQSDRLTDLDTDCLMERSLSSNCSPLSMGFRDDDSGRSSCCDPDLPNDPEASSFIPLIPNQSHAKDSSCSTACEPSPPVQSPAAGEPCFVAPGREALYTQVSEVRSSGKVLLSPEEQAEVGKSKSKDTLKVIMAEKEKEKKEFQLLVVNSGYTSELNAGKMSPRLYSGDMSEPCQTGGDSGSSPSLSPYHESDTTHMSPLPPAPVYTVVECVDRQNSLLLTPNSTHAPQLIMPKIMPTPDGYLTPDLLGSITP, from the exons TCCCCCCCCAGATAAACCCGCACCTCACCAGTTGTGTCTCCACCAACATGGAGACATTCCGCTGCAGATGGAATGTCGGAACTCCCCGGAGGCTCTCCGAGCCGGGAGATCTGCGCTTGTTCTACATTAACAAAAT ACCCTCCAACACTCCTCCTAAAGAGTGGAGCGAGTGTCCTCACTACAGCACAGACAGGCCAAACGAGTGCTTTTTCAACGAGAAACACACATCCATCTGGACACATTACCGCGTCCACCTCAGCTCGAGGGATCAATCGATCATCTATGACGAGAAACTCTTCCACGTTCAGGACATCG TGGAGCCGGATGCTCCGGTCTACCTGAACTGGACTCTGCTGAATGTGAGTTTGACCGCCAATCACTATGACATCATAGTGAGCTGGAAGCCGCCTCAGTCCGCAGACGTGCAGATGGGATGGATGACGCTGCAGTACGAGGTCCAGTACCGTGACGCCAACTCTGACCTGTGGGAAGTG GCCGACATTGGGAAAGACACACAACGCTCCATTTATGGGCTTCAAGCTAATGCCAATCACGAGGTTCGGGTCCGGTGTAAAATGTTAGGTGGGAAGGAGTTTGGAGAGTTCAGCGACTCTATATTTGTGAACGTCCCATCTAAAG TGTCAGGATTCCCAGTGATGGCCTTGCTCATCTTCGGTGCCTTGTGTTTAGTGACCCTCTTGATGTTAGTTATCATCTCGCAGCAGGAAAA GTTGATGGTTATTCTTTTGCCTCCTGTTCCTGGACCTAAAATACGAGGAATTGACCCTAAACTACTCAAG AAAGGGAAGCTGAGTGAGTTGACATCCATCCTAGGTGGCCCTCCTACTCTGAGGCCGGAGCTGTACAACAACGACCCCTGGGTAGAATTCATCGATctggacattgaggagcagagCGACAGACTGACGGACCTGGACACGGACTGTCTCATGGAGCGCTCCCTGTCCTCCAACTGCTCACCCCTCTCCATGGGCTTCAGAGACGACGACTCAGGCCGGTCCAGCTGCTGCGATCCAGATCTCCCAAACGACCCAGAAGCGTCATCTTTCATTCCTCTTATCCCGAATCAAAGCCACGCTAAGGACTCGTCATGCTCAACTGCTTGTGAGCCAAGCCCCCCTGTCCAGAGCCCCGCCGCTGGTGAGCCTTGTTTTGTTGCACCGGGTAGAGAAGCGTTGTACACCCAGGTGAGTGAAGTGAGGTCATCTGGCAAGGTGTTGCTTTCACCTGAGGAACAGGCTGAGGTGGGGAAAAGCAAGAGCAAAGACACATTGAAAGTAATCATGgcggagaaagagaaagaaaagaaagagtttCAGCTCCTGGTAGTGAATTCAGGTTACACCTCGGAGCTCAACGCAGGAAAAATGAGCCCCAGATTGTACTCGGGAGACATGAGTGAACCCTGCcagacaggaggagactcaGGCTCTTCACCGTCCCTGTCGCCTTATCACGAATCAGATACCACCCACATGTCCCCTCTTCCCCCTGCTCCCGTCTACACCGTAGTAGAGTGTGTTGACAGGCAGAACAGCCTCTTACTGACGCCAAACTCGACACACGCCCCCCAGCTCATAATGCCAAAAATCATGCCGACACCAGACGGCTACCTGACCCCTGACCTTTTAGGAAGCATCACACCATAG